One region of Solanum pennellii chromosome 6, SPENNV200 genomic DNA includes:
- the LOC107023693 gene encoding uncharacterized protein LOC107023693: MTEGVVAIKDNRNDDQNKKKAKPPGVFGFFKAAMFVLRHRTKGKQKAAQVITQQGDWKKLVGSMRPLHLQDNNNNNNTLYCATSPSAVSQYASADDLKSLDQLDTMSQYASANDLKSLDDQASASASASSGTMSQYASANNLQDLDEQEEDEDDPDKVFDAIGADDMIDAKAELFILQFYQQMRRQNVDSISGQFH; this comes from the coding sequence ATGACGGAAGGCGTGGTCGCCATCAAGGACAACAGAAATGACGATCAGAATAAGAAGAAGGCGAAGCCACCAGGCGTTTTCGGCTTCTTCAAAGCTGCAATGTTCGTATTGCGCCATCGTACAAAAGGAAAGCAGAAAGCTGCTCAGGTAATAACCCAACAGGGAGATTGGAAGAAGCTGGTGGGTTCTATGCGCCCTTTGCATCTGCaggacaataataataataataatacattatATTGTGCCACGTCACCCTCTGCAGTGAGCCAGTACGCTTCTGCTGACGATCTCAAATCACTAGATCAGTTGGATACCATGAGCCAATACGCTTCAGCAAACGATCTGAAATCACTAGATGACCAGGCCTCGGCCTCAGCCTCAGCCTCATCGGGGACCATGAGCCAGTACGCTTCCGCAAACAATCTCCAAGACCTCGACGAACAGgaggaagatgaagatgatCCTGACAAAGTCTTCGATGCTATTGGCGCTGATGACATGATCGATGCCAAGGCCGAGCTCTTCATCCTTCAGTTTTACCAACAAATGAGGCGTCAAAACGTTGATTCAATCAGTGGCCAATTCCATTAA